A portion of the Scleropages formosus chromosome 15, fSclFor1.1, whole genome shotgun sequence genome contains these proteins:
- the iars2 gene encoding isoleucine--tRNA ligase, mitochondrial encodes MLLSRIGALSPRRAAARPGLLLRCWARSAGSAEGGTAEPSAGPGRVGEATKYRDSVLLPRTNFPMIVSGQELVERELEIQRLCGFSELYAWQRARKAKKEFCLHDGPPYANGDPHVGHALNKILKDIRNRFEVLRGRHVHYVPGWDCHGLPIELKALGDPAGTKDLAPLQIRRKAREFAEGAVARQRAAFRRWGVVADWDECYRTSEGRYEAGELRVFREMHAKGFVYRDYKPVFWSPSTRTALAEAELEYNPRHVSRAVYVTFPLTTPPAKLASSAVNWGSVAVLVWTTQPWSIQVNQAICFMPNTQYSLVRRADSSQLLLVATECIETLAAKLGAQLDPVGTFAGSELEGGVCQHPTVPGKTLPLLPGNHVTVGKGTGLVHVAPAHGMEDFGVATHFKLPVECMVDEDGRFTETAGPELRGQAIVAEGMDSVISMLRAAGALVKEEDFVHSYPYDWRSKQPVIIRASKQWFINVDSLKDKAKEALQKVRVTPESARGGLMAMLDQRTYWCISRQRSWGVPIPVFYHRETDEPLLNRHTVSHVAQLFAEKGSDCWWELPLDSLLPPEVLKKSKAGAANDYVRGEDVLDIWFDSGVSWAAVLPEADPRADVYVEGRDQLGGWFQSSLLTSIAVRNKAPYRSLLVHGFTVTETGDKMSKSVGNVVDPDTIINGGEDPSVSPPYGADVLRWWVAESNIFSEVQIGPKALNSAQENINKLRNKLRFMLGNLHDFDPRSHAVDPKDTHYIDQYLLHLLRDFSIKVTDAYSEFDAGRVIRLLQAFITRDLSSFYFTIIKDRLYCDAADSLGRRSCQTVLWEILDGVTRAVAPIVPHLAEDLYLHTPGHDEGETLFRSGWMKSSSMWKKPGLEEAVEGACAIRDSFLSVVSAHKAPEYELTIAIEPGLLFELMESLQEEPTSTCSQLTELMMSSRTTLLSSMPRDLPHDALVTSGSFLINLEGGVIREESAYSLAATPCSMSRCPRCRRYTAESLDCLCPRCQTVLAGTK; translated from the exons ATGTTGCTGAGCAGGATCGGGGCGCTGAGCCCCCGCCGGGCGGCCGCCCGGCCCGGCCTCCTTCTCCGCTGCTGGGCTCGCAGCGCGGGATCCGCAGAAGGAGGAACCGCGGAGCCGTCGGCCGGCCCTGGACGAGTCGGAGAGGCCACGAAGTACCGCGACAGCGTGCTGCTCCCCCGGACGAACTTCCCCATGATAGTGTCGGGACAGGAGCTGGTGGAGCGCGAGCTGGAGATCCAGAGG CTCTGCGGATTCTCGGAGCTGTACGCGTGGCAGCGGGCGAGGAAAGCCAAGAAGGAGTTCTGCCTTCACGATGGGCCCCCCTACGCCAACGGGGACCCCCACGTGGGACACGCCCTCAACAAG ATCCTCAAAGACATCCGGAACCGGTTCGAGGTGCTGCGCGGGAGGCACGTGCACTACGTCCCGGGGTGGGACTGCCACGGGCTGCCCATCGAGCTCAAGGCCCTCGGGGACCCGGCGGGGACGAAGGATCTCGCACCCCTCCAGATCAGACGGaaag CTCGGGAGTTCGCCGAAGGGGCCGTCGCTCGGCAGCGGGCGGCGTTCCGGCGCTGGGGCGTCGTGGCCGACTGGGACGAGTGCTACCGCACGTCGGAGGGGCGGTACGAGGCCGGCGAGCTGCGCGTCTTCCGGGAGATGCACGCCAAG GGCTTCGTCTACCGGGACTACAAGCCCGTCTTCTGGTCTCCCTCAACCAG gacAGCCCTGGCGGAGGCGGAGCTGGAGTACAACCCCCGTCACGTGAGCCGGGCTGTATACGTGACGTTCCCGCTGACGACTCCGCCCGCAAAATTAGCTTCTTCTGCAG TGAACTGGGGCAGCGTCGCCGTACTGGTGTGGACGACCCAGCCCTGGAGCATCCAGGTGAACCAGGCCATCTGCTTCATGCCCAACACACA GTACTCTCTGGTGAGGAGGGCCGACAGCTCACAGCTCCTCCTAGTGGCGACCGAATGCATCGAGACACTGGCTGCCAAGCTGGGCGCTCAGCTGGACCCCGTGGGCACCTTCGCAG GGTCGGAGCTGGAGGGTGGGGTCTGCCAGCATCCCACGGTCCCCGGCAAAACGCTGCCGCTGCTCCCCGGCAACCATGTGACCGTGGGCAAAGGCACCGGCTTGGTGCACGTAGCACCCGCGCATGGCATGGAGGACTTTGGCGTGGCGACACACTTCAAACTCCCAGTG GAGTGCATGGTCGACGAGGACGGCAGGTTCACGGAGACGGCCGGTCCGGAGCTCCGCGGGCAGGCGATCGTGGCCGAGGGCATGGACTCGG TGATCTCCATGCTGAGGGCGGCCGGTGCGCTCGTGAAGGAGGAGGACTTTGTGCACAGCTACCCGTACGACTGGCGCTCCAAGCAGCCTGTGATCATCCGCGCCAGCAAGCAGTGGTTCATCAACGTGGACAGCCTGAAGGACAAGGCCAAG GAGGCGCTGCAGAAGGTGCGGGTGACACCGGAGTCGGCGCGGGGCGGCCTCATGGCTATGCTGGACCAGAGGACATACTGGTGCATCTCCCGCCAGAGGAGCTGGGGCGTCCCCATCCCCGTCTTCTACCACAGGGAGACGGACGAGCCCCTTCTCAACAG GCACACCGTGTCCCATGTGGCACAGCTCTTTGCGGAGAAGGGCAGTGACTGTTGGTGGGAGCTGCCCCTGGATTCGCTGCTGCCTCCGGAGGTGCTGAAGAAG AGCAAGGCTGGAGCGGCAAACGACTACGTGCGCGGGGAGGATGTGCTGGATATCTGGTTCGATAGCGGCGTGTCCTGGGCTGCTGTTTTGCCAG AGGCTGATCCCCGCGCTGATGTGTACGTGGAGGGGAGAGACCAATTAGGAGGATGGTTTCAGTCTTCCCTGCTGACCAGCATTGCCGTGCGCAACAAGGCCCCCTACAG GTCGCTGCTGGTGCATGGCTTCACGGTGACCGAGACGGGGGATAAGATGTCCAAGTCTGTGGGGAACGTCGTGGACCCCGACACGATCATCAACGGTGGAGAG GACCCGTCTGTGTCTCCGCCATATGGGGCAGACGTGCTGCGCTGGTGGGTGGCAGAGTCTAACATCTTCTCTGAGGTGCAAATCGGCCCCAAGGCTCTCAACTCTGCACAGGAGAACATCAACAAG CTGAGGAACAAGCTGCGCTTCATGCTGGGGAATCTCCACGATTTCGACCCCCGCAGCCACGCCGTGGACCCCAAGGACACGCACTACATCGACCAGTACCTGCTGCACCTCCTCCGCGACTTCAGCATCAAG GTCACGGACGCCTACAGCGAGTTCGACGCGGGCCGTGTCATCAGGCTTCTCCAGGCTTTCATCACCCGGGATCTGTCCAGTTTCTACTTCACCATCATCAAGGACAG GCTGTACTGCGACGCAGCAGATTCGCTGGGTCGCCGGTCCTGTCAAACGGTGCTGTGGGAAATCCTAGATGGTGTGACCCGCGCTGTGGCCCCCATTGTACCTCACCTGGCTGAAGACCTGTACCTGCACACCCCTGGACACGATG AGGGCGAGACGCTCTTCCGCAGCGGCTGGATGAAAAGCAGCTCCATGTGGAAGAAGCCAGGTCTCGAGGAGGCCGTGGAGGGGGCCTGCGCCATCAGGGACTCGTTCCTGTCCGTCGTCTCCGCTCACAAGGCCCCCGAATACGAGCTCACCATCGCCATCGAACCCGGGCTCCTCTTCGAGCTCATGGAG TCTCTTCAGGAGGAGCCCACCTCCACCTGCTCCCAGCTCACAGAGCTGATGATGTCATCGCGCACCACCCTGCTCAGCTCCATGCCCCGGGACCTGCCCCACGATGCACTCGTGACCAGCGGGAGCTTCCTCATCAACCTGGAAG GTGGGGTCATCCGCGAAGAGAGCGCCTACAGCCTAGCGGCCACGCCATGCTCCATGTCCCGCTGCCCGCGCTGTCGCCGCTACACAGCCGAGTCCCTTGACTGTCTCTGTCCGCGGTGCCAGACCGTCCTCGCGGGCACAAAATGA
- the rab3gap2 gene encoding rab3 GTPase-activating protein non-catalytic subunit isoform X1 codes for MSCSLVQFCRVQELRAVREFLFPEQRGGPAGGESEGAGADKELSWDDSDWGSWDKDNSKDDGKTAEECVHQSAPWLHDCTVSLSPCSDLLVIAHEHKAVFLSAKWWTDEAGHDEMTLTVSWSGTLNAEEGECVNSVICIPLASQKRSSTGRPDWTCVVVGFTSGYVRFYTESGVLLLAQLLNEDPVLRLKCRTYEIPRHPGVTEQHEELSILYPTALVTIDGFSLFQSLRACRNQVARAAAAGSDTVQPPPLAYKKWGLQDMDTIVDHSSVGIMSLCVFDQMKNASILGGFNAAVKGSPPAMCQYITVGGGPFTGFFYAIEGSSQPLLSHVALAVASKLTSALFSAASGWLGWKNKNEEEPTQKQKPKVEPATPLAVRFGLPDSRRHGESICLSPCNTLAGVTDDFGRVTLLDVGRGIAIRMWKGYRDAQLGWVQVSEGQEERERTTSPTLPRRHAQFLVIYAPRRGILEVWGTQQGPRVGAFTVGKHCRLLYPGYRLMGVNSITSQGWQLHTQQVCLLDPSTGSLRTVNVPFHLALSDKKSERAKDMHLLKRLNTLLRSREVEPDVLESEAQCVLLEIKHPAIKKQALESLLSSKRVPVSCLTNITCSLLDSLKKQDPETVDETLLQLCSSQLKLLQLYTNILSLQTAKLSSVDTDASTVACDETDEELDRIDPILRRYAELLSRPSVSFSQDAEGPFPARIFLSQLKAEGNTLRVARGQDSDWTQLGSFLFWDCLCGQSSHQKLCEMLQDAGISPQDLLSLLLNVWLQRERQMLKNPDAVRHLHSLLTALSNMSGAVDESWDPQCVSPWWQQVRTACVQTESSGAALLVALVAHRTAKNSITSLAEKKFKSEWEAVSLELEQWVVCLRQLEDVLALQTLLCLPGPRGTPGGAATRCSVKALLESGRGGVADSVAKWVFRQDLSPALLKDILQTRGEVESVPVSSEDGDFQRAAELLVSVCQRFPNSLSPDLLFAHCCWEFVVQWNKDPEEGRYLSWSVEHLKLIANPHIQLGIALMMWSTFIVKRFSAAAFLMEKVGKAPKDRLCRRDVGMGDNAMTSFLGSCTQLLQTLMEADASIEEVSPPELSVEEVWVGADGPASIAELALEQRTVHYPLVQHHCLLASLLHATMTFGVRVKPLSLFDSKGKNAFFRDLTTIQLLPSGDMDANLISLRQEFLLKVLSGWVNTQAERTSEPSCPRQDPHEVSWASLCLDLAPLLQVNPDLLRRHLVCEFYSHGLDLRAEEVMLEVEDKDVLGSQLLVLTGQRLSYSLLHTQTRPGMELLARLPPMLCTWLKAMDPSELSCSSVPLSLISRMVSRVIEMLPDNHAQYSLALHLLEAVDALATEA; via the exons atgtcctgctctctggtgcagTTCTGTCGGGTGCAGGAGCTCCGCGCCGTTCGGGAGTTCCTATTCCCCGAGCAGCGCGGCGGCCCCGCGGGCGGAGAGTCTGAGGGAGCCGGAGCGG ATAAGGAGCTGAGCTGGGATGACTCAGACTGGGGCTCTTGGGACAAAGACAACTCCAAGGATGACGGCAAG ACCGCGGAGGAGTGTGTGCATCAGAGCGCCCCGTGGCTGCACGACTGCACCGTGTCCCTTTCACCCTGCTCCGACCTGCTGGTAATCGCCCACGAGCACAAGGCTGTCTTTCTGTCAG CCAAGTGGTGGACAGATGAGGCCGGACACGATGAGATGACGTTGACCGTGTCCTGGAGCGGAACACTTAACGCTGAAGAAGG GGAGTGTGTGAACAGTGTGATCTGTATACCCCTGGCGAGTCAGAAGAG GAGTTCGACGGGACGACCGGACTGGACGTGTGTAGTAGTGGGCTTCACTTCAGGATATGTGCGATTCTACACAGAG AGTGGAGTGCTGCTCCTGGCACAGCTGCTCAACGAAGACCCGGTTCTGAGGCTCAAGTGCAGGACATATGAGATTCCCCGGCACCCTGGAGTCACGGAGCAG CATGAGGAGCTGAGCATCCTGTATCCCACAGCCCTGGTGACCATCGATGGCTTCAGCCTCTTCCAGTCACTGCGGGCCTGCAGAAACCAGGTGGCTCgag CTGCAGCGGCAGGCAGTGATACAGTGCAACCGCCTCCCCTGGCCTACAAGAAGTGGGGTCTTCAGGATATGGACACCATAGTGGACCACAGCAGCGTGG GCATCatgagcctgtgtgtgtttgaccaAATGAAGAACGCCTCCATCCTAGGGGGGTTCAATGCTGCTGTGAAGGGCAGCCCCCCGGCCATGTGCCAGTACATCACTGTGGGTGGGGGTCCCTTCACTGGCTTCTTCTATGCCATAGAG GGAAGTTCCCAACCTCTTCTCTCTCACGTGGCTCTTGCTGTGGCCAGTAAACTCACCTCTGCCCTCTTCAGTGCAGCCAG CGGGTGGCTCGGCTGGAAGAATAAGAACGAGGAGGAGCCGACCCAGAAACAAAAGCCCAAGGTGGAGCCGGCTACTCCCCTGGCTGTCAG GTTCGGTTTACCCGACTCCCGGCGTCATGGCGAGTCCATCTGCCTATCCCCCTGTAACACCTTGGCCGGAGTGACCGACGACTTCGGGAGAGTCACACTGCTAGATGTGGGGAGAGGCATCGCCATTCGAATGTGGAAGG GCTACCGGGACGCTCAGCTGGGGTGGGTGCAGGTTAGCGAGGGGCAGGAGGAGCGAGAAAGGACCACGTCTCCCACCCTCCCCCGCCGTCATGCCCAGTTCCTGGTCATCTATGCTCCCCGTCGGGGCATCTTGGAGGTGTGGGGGACCCAGCAGGGGCCTCGTGTCGGGGCCTTCACTGTGGGCAAACACTGCAG GCTGCTCTACCCTGGGTACCGGCTGATGGGGGTGAACAGCATCACCAGCCAAGGCTGGCAGCTCCACACTCAGCAAGTGTGCCTGCTGGACCCGAGTACCGGCTCCCTGAGAACCGTTAACGTACCCTTTCACTTGGCCCTCAG cGATAAGAAAAGTGAGCGGGCAAAGGACATGCATCTGCTCAAGAGGCTCAATACGCTGCTGAGGAGCCGGGAGGTGGAACCAG ACGTCCTGGAGAGCGAAGCCCAGTGTGTCCTGCTGGAGATCAAGCACCCTGCCATTAAAAAACAG GCACTAGAGTCCTTGCTGTCCAGTAAGAGAGTCCCAGTCTCATGCCTGACCAACATCACTTGCTCCTTGCTGGACAGTTTAAAGAAGCAAG ATCCAGAGACAGTTGATGAGACTCTCCTGCAGCTGTGTTCCTCTCAGCTGAAACTGCTGCAACTCTACACCAACATACTGTCACTCCAGACTGCAAAGCTGTCCTCGGTGGACACTGACGCCAGCACT GTGGCGTGCGACGAGACTGACGAGGAACTTGACCGCATCGATCCAATCCTGCGGCGTTACGCAGAGTTGCTGTCCCGCCCTTCCGTGTCTTTTTCCCAGGATGCCGAAGGTCCATTTCCTGCACGCATCTTCCTGTCCCAGCTGAAGGCCGAGGGCAACACGCTGCGGGTGGCCAGAGGACAGGACAGTGACTggacacagctgg GGAGCTTCCTGTTCTGGGACTGCCTGTGTGGACAGAGTTCCCACCAGAAGCTCTGTGAGATGCTGCAGGATGCTGGGATCAGCCCCCAGGACCTTCTG TCTCTGCTGCTTAATGTTTGGCTGCAGAGAGAACGACAAATGCTGAAAAATCCCGATGCCGTCCGACACCTGCATTCTCTGCTGACGGCTCTGAGCAACATGTCCG GAGCTGTGGATGAGTCCTGGGACCCGCAGTGTGTTTCCCCCTGGTGGCAACAGGTCCGCACTGCATGTGTGCAGACAGAGAGCTCTGGTGCTGCCCTGCTGGTGGCCCTGGTTGCCCACCGCACCGCCAAGAACTCCATCACCAGCCTAGCGgagaaaaag TTCAAGTCAGAGTGGGAGGCCGTGTCCCTGGAGCTGGAGCAGTGGGTGGTGTGCCTTAGGCAGCTGGAGGACGTTTTGGCCCTGCAGACACTGCTTTGCCTGCCTGGACCACGGGGAACCCCAGGAGGTGCTGCTACACGCTGTTCTGTCAAGGCTCTGCTGGAGAGTGGCAGAG gtGGCGTGGCTGACAGCGTGGCGAAATGGGTGTTCCGCCAGGACCTGTCCCCGGCCCTGCTAAAGGACATCCTACAGACCAGGGGAGAGGTTGAATCTGTGCCAGTGTCCTCCGAAGATGGAGACTTCCAAAGGGCAGCAG agctgcttgtctCGGTGTGTCAGCGCTTCCCAAACTCGCTGTCTCCTGATTTGCTATTTGCTCACTGCTGCTGGGAGTTTGTTGTACAGTGGAATAAGGACCCTGAG GAAGGACGTTACCTGTCCTGGTCTGTTGAACACCTGAAGCTGATTGCTAACCCTCACATCCAGCTGG GTATTGCACTCATGATGTGGAGTACCTTCATTGTCAAGCGCTTCTCTGCTGCTGCCTTCCTCATGGAGAAG GTGGGAAAGGCCCCAAAAGACAGATTGTGTCGAAGG GATGTGGGCATGGGGGACAATGCCATGACCTCCTTCCTGGGCTCTTGtacacagctgctgcagacacTCATGGAG GCGGATGCCAGCATTGAGGAGGTGTCCCCACCGGAGCTTTCTGTGGAGGAGGTGTGGGTGGGTGCAGACGGGCCTGCCTCCATAGCTGAGCTGGCTCTGGAGCAACGGACAGTTCACTACCCCCTTGTGCAGCACCACTGTTTGTTGGCCTCCCTGCTCCATGCCACCATGACCTTCGGAGTCCGGGTCAAGCCTTTGAGCCTCTTTGACAGCAAG GGGAAGAACGCCTTCTTTAGAGACCTGACCACCATCCAGCTGCTCCCCAGTGGGGACATGGATGCCAATCTGATTTCCCTAAGGCAGGAG TTCCTTCTGAAGGTGCTGAGTGGCTGGGTGAACACGCAGGCAGAAAGAACATCAGAGCCCAGCTGCCCCCGCCAGGATCCTCATGAGGTGTCGTGGGCTTCGCTGTGTCTGGATTTAGCTCCCCTGCTGCAGGTGAACCCTGACCTGCTGCGCAGACACCTAGTGTGTGAGTTCTACAGCCATGGCCTGGACCTGCGAGCGGAGGAG GTcatgctggaggtggaggataAGGATGTCCTGGGCTCCCAGCTGCTGGTTCTGACGGGTCAGAGGCTGTCCTACTCCCTACTGCACACGCAAACCCGGCCCGGCATGGAGTTGCTGGCTCGATTGCCTCCAATGCTCTGCACCTGGCTGAAGGCCATG GACCCCAGCGAGCTGAGCTGCTCCTCTGTTCCCCTGTCCCTCATCAGCCGGATGGTGAGCCGTGTCATTGAGATGCTGCCCGACAACCACGCCCAGTACAGCCTGGCCTTACACCTGCTGGAGGCTGTGGATGCGTTGGCGACTGAGGCATGA
- the rab3gap2 gene encoding rab3 GTPase-activating protein non-catalytic subunit isoform X2, producing the protein MSCSLVQFCRVQELRAVREFLFPEQRGGPAGGESEGAGADKELSWDDSDWGSWDKDNSKDDGKTAEECVHQSAPWLHDCTVSLSPCSDLLVIAHEHKAVFLSAKWWTDEAGHDEMTLTVSWSGTLNAEEGECVNSVICIPLASQKRSSTGRPDWTCVVVGFTSGYVRFYTESGVLLLAQLLNEDPVLRLKCRTYEIPRHPGVTEQHEELSILYPTALVTIDGFSLFQSLRACRNQVARAAAAGSDTVQPPPLAYKKWGLQDMDTIVDHSSVGIMSLCVFDQMKNASILGGFNAAVKGSPPAMCQYITVGGGPFTGFFYAIEGSSQPLLSHVALAVASKLTSALFSAASGWLGWKNKNEEEPTQKQKPKVEPATPLAVRFGLPDSRRHGESICLSPCNTLAGVTDDFGRVTLLDVGRGIAIRMWKGYRDAQLGWVQVSEGQEERERTTSPTLPRRHAQFLVIYAPRRGILEVWGTQQGPRVGAFTVGKHCRLLYPGYRLMGVNSITSQGWQLHTQQVCLLDPSTGSLRTVNVPFHLALSDKKSERAKDMHLLKRLNTLLRSREVEPDVLESEAQCVLLEIKHPAIKKQALESLLSSKRVPVSCLTNITCSLLDSLKKQDPETVDETLLQLCSSQLKLLQLYTNILSLQTAKLSSVDTDASTVACDETDEELDRIDPILRRYAELLSRPSVSFSQDAEGPFPARIFLSQLKAEGNTLRVARGQDSDWTQLGSFLFWDCLCGQSSHQKLCEMLQDAGISPQDLLSLLLNVWLQRERQMLKNPDAVRHLHSLLTALSNMSGAVDESWDPQCVSPWWQQVRTACVQTESSGAALLVALVAHRTAKNSITSLAEKKFKSEWEAVSLELEQWVVCLRQLEDVLALQTLLCLPGPRGTPGGAATRCSVKALLESGRGGVADSVAKWVFRQDLSPALLKDILQTRGEVESVPVSSEDGDFQRAAELLVSVCQRFPNSLSPDLLFAHCCWEFVVQWNKDPEEGRYLSWSVEHLKLIANPHIQLGIALMMWSTFIVKRFSAAAFLMEKVGKAPKDRLCRRDVGMGDNAMTSFLGSCTQLLQTLMEADASIEEVSPPELSVEEVWVGADGPASIAELALEQRTVHYPLVQHHCLLASLLHATMTFGVRVKPLSLFDSKFLLKVLSGWVNTQAERTSEPSCPRQDPHEVSWASLCLDLAPLLQVNPDLLRRHLVCEFYSHGLDLRAEEVMLEVEDKDVLGSQLLVLTGQRLSYSLLHTQTRPGMELLARLPPMLCTWLKAMDPSELSCSSVPLSLISRMVSRVIEMLPDNHAQYSLALHLLEAVDALATEA; encoded by the exons atgtcctgctctctggtgcagTTCTGTCGGGTGCAGGAGCTCCGCGCCGTTCGGGAGTTCCTATTCCCCGAGCAGCGCGGCGGCCCCGCGGGCGGAGAGTCTGAGGGAGCCGGAGCGG ATAAGGAGCTGAGCTGGGATGACTCAGACTGGGGCTCTTGGGACAAAGACAACTCCAAGGATGACGGCAAG ACCGCGGAGGAGTGTGTGCATCAGAGCGCCCCGTGGCTGCACGACTGCACCGTGTCCCTTTCACCCTGCTCCGACCTGCTGGTAATCGCCCACGAGCACAAGGCTGTCTTTCTGTCAG CCAAGTGGTGGACAGATGAGGCCGGACACGATGAGATGACGTTGACCGTGTCCTGGAGCGGAACACTTAACGCTGAAGAAGG GGAGTGTGTGAACAGTGTGATCTGTATACCCCTGGCGAGTCAGAAGAG GAGTTCGACGGGACGACCGGACTGGACGTGTGTAGTAGTGGGCTTCACTTCAGGATATGTGCGATTCTACACAGAG AGTGGAGTGCTGCTCCTGGCACAGCTGCTCAACGAAGACCCGGTTCTGAGGCTCAAGTGCAGGACATATGAGATTCCCCGGCACCCTGGAGTCACGGAGCAG CATGAGGAGCTGAGCATCCTGTATCCCACAGCCCTGGTGACCATCGATGGCTTCAGCCTCTTCCAGTCACTGCGGGCCTGCAGAAACCAGGTGGCTCgag CTGCAGCGGCAGGCAGTGATACAGTGCAACCGCCTCCCCTGGCCTACAAGAAGTGGGGTCTTCAGGATATGGACACCATAGTGGACCACAGCAGCGTGG GCATCatgagcctgtgtgtgtttgaccaAATGAAGAACGCCTCCATCCTAGGGGGGTTCAATGCTGCTGTGAAGGGCAGCCCCCCGGCCATGTGCCAGTACATCACTGTGGGTGGGGGTCCCTTCACTGGCTTCTTCTATGCCATAGAG GGAAGTTCCCAACCTCTTCTCTCTCACGTGGCTCTTGCTGTGGCCAGTAAACTCACCTCTGCCCTCTTCAGTGCAGCCAG CGGGTGGCTCGGCTGGAAGAATAAGAACGAGGAGGAGCCGACCCAGAAACAAAAGCCCAAGGTGGAGCCGGCTACTCCCCTGGCTGTCAG GTTCGGTTTACCCGACTCCCGGCGTCATGGCGAGTCCATCTGCCTATCCCCCTGTAACACCTTGGCCGGAGTGACCGACGACTTCGGGAGAGTCACACTGCTAGATGTGGGGAGAGGCATCGCCATTCGAATGTGGAAGG GCTACCGGGACGCTCAGCTGGGGTGGGTGCAGGTTAGCGAGGGGCAGGAGGAGCGAGAAAGGACCACGTCTCCCACCCTCCCCCGCCGTCATGCCCAGTTCCTGGTCATCTATGCTCCCCGTCGGGGCATCTTGGAGGTGTGGGGGACCCAGCAGGGGCCTCGTGTCGGGGCCTTCACTGTGGGCAAACACTGCAG GCTGCTCTACCCTGGGTACCGGCTGATGGGGGTGAACAGCATCACCAGCCAAGGCTGGCAGCTCCACACTCAGCAAGTGTGCCTGCTGGACCCGAGTACCGGCTCCCTGAGAACCGTTAACGTACCCTTTCACTTGGCCCTCAG cGATAAGAAAAGTGAGCGGGCAAAGGACATGCATCTGCTCAAGAGGCTCAATACGCTGCTGAGGAGCCGGGAGGTGGAACCAG ACGTCCTGGAGAGCGAAGCCCAGTGTGTCCTGCTGGAGATCAAGCACCCTGCCATTAAAAAACAG GCACTAGAGTCCTTGCTGTCCAGTAAGAGAGTCCCAGTCTCATGCCTGACCAACATCACTTGCTCCTTGCTGGACAGTTTAAAGAAGCAAG ATCCAGAGACAGTTGATGAGACTCTCCTGCAGCTGTGTTCCTCTCAGCTGAAACTGCTGCAACTCTACACCAACATACTGTCACTCCAGACTGCAAAGCTGTCCTCGGTGGACACTGACGCCAGCACT GTGGCGTGCGACGAGACTGACGAGGAACTTGACCGCATCGATCCAATCCTGCGGCGTTACGCAGAGTTGCTGTCCCGCCCTTCCGTGTCTTTTTCCCAGGATGCCGAAGGTCCATTTCCTGCACGCATCTTCCTGTCCCAGCTGAAGGCCGAGGGCAACACGCTGCGGGTGGCCAGAGGACAGGACAGTGACTggacacagctgg GGAGCTTCCTGTTCTGGGACTGCCTGTGTGGACAGAGTTCCCACCAGAAGCTCTGTGAGATGCTGCAGGATGCTGGGATCAGCCCCCAGGACCTTCTG TCTCTGCTGCTTAATGTTTGGCTGCAGAGAGAACGACAAATGCTGAAAAATCCCGATGCCGTCCGACACCTGCATTCTCTGCTGACGGCTCTGAGCAACATGTCCG GAGCTGTGGATGAGTCCTGGGACCCGCAGTGTGTTTCCCCCTGGTGGCAACAGGTCCGCACTGCATGTGTGCAGACAGAGAGCTCTGGTGCTGCCCTGCTGGTGGCCCTGGTTGCCCACCGCACCGCCAAGAACTCCATCACCAGCCTAGCGgagaaaaag TTCAAGTCAGAGTGGGAGGCCGTGTCCCTGGAGCTGGAGCAGTGGGTGGTGTGCCTTAGGCAGCTGGAGGACGTTTTGGCCCTGCAGACACTGCTTTGCCTGCCTGGACCACGGGGAACCCCAGGAGGTGCTGCTACACGCTGTTCTGTCAAGGCTCTGCTGGAGAGTGGCAGAG gtGGCGTGGCTGACAGCGTGGCGAAATGGGTGTTCCGCCAGGACCTGTCCCCGGCCCTGCTAAAGGACATCCTACAGACCAGGGGAGAGGTTGAATCTGTGCCAGTGTCCTCCGAAGATGGAGACTTCCAAAGGGCAGCAG agctgcttgtctCGGTGTGTCAGCGCTTCCCAAACTCGCTGTCTCCTGATTTGCTATTTGCTCACTGCTGCTGGGAGTTTGTTGTACAGTGGAATAAGGACCCTGAG GAAGGACGTTACCTGTCCTGGTCTGTTGAACACCTGAAGCTGATTGCTAACCCTCACATCCAGCTGG GTATTGCACTCATGATGTGGAGTACCTTCATTGTCAAGCGCTTCTCTGCTGCTGCCTTCCTCATGGAGAAG GTGGGAAAGGCCCCAAAAGACAGATTGTGTCGAAGG GATGTGGGCATGGGGGACAATGCCATGACCTCCTTCCTGGGCTCTTGtacacagctgctgcagacacTCATGGAG GCGGATGCCAGCATTGAGGAGGTGTCCCCACCGGAGCTTTCTGTGGAGGAGGTGTGGGTGGGTGCAGACGGGCCTGCCTCCATAGCTGAGCTGGCTCTGGAGCAACGGACAGTTCACTACCCCCTTGTGCAGCACCACTGTTTGTTGGCCTCCCTGCTCCATGCCACCATGACCTTCGGAGTCCGGGTCAAGCCTTTGAGCCTCTTTGACAGCAAG TTCCTTCTGAAGGTGCTGAGTGGCTGGGTGAACACGCAGGCAGAAAGAACATCAGAGCCCAGCTGCCCCCGCCAGGATCCTCATGAGGTGTCGTGGGCTTCGCTGTGTCTGGATTTAGCTCCCCTGCTGCAGGTGAACCCTGACCTGCTGCGCAGACACCTAGTGTGTGAGTTCTACAGCCATGGCCTGGACCTGCGAGCGGAGGAG GTcatgctggaggtggaggataAGGATGTCCTGGGCTCCCAGCTGCTGGTTCTGACGGGTCAGAGGCTGTCCTACTCCCTACTGCACACGCAAACCCGGCCCGGCATGGAGTTGCTGGCTCGATTGCCTCCAATGCTCTGCACCTGGCTGAAGGCCATG GACCCCAGCGAGCTGAGCTGCTCCTCTGTTCCCCTGTCCCTCATCAGCCGGATGGTGAGCCGTGTCATTGAGATGCTGCCCGACAACCACGCCCAGTACAGCCTGGCCTTACACCTGCTGGAGGCTGTGGATGCGTTGGCGACTGAGGCATGA